A region of the Hyla sarda isolate aHylSar1 unplaced genomic scaffold, aHylSar1.hap1 scaffold_3261, whole genome shotgun sequence genome:
ccagagaatataacagtgctgtagtgtaataagaggatatcagtcatatatacaggagcccagagaatataacagtgctgtagtgtaataagaggaTATCAgccatatatacaggagcccagagaatataacagtgctgtagtgtaatatatgatatcagtcatatatacaggagcccagagaatataacagtgctgtagtgtaatatatgatatcagtcatatatacaggagcccagagaatataacagtgctgtagtgtaatatatgatatcagtcatatacaggagcccagagaatataacagtgctgtagtgtaatatatgatatcagtcatatacaggACCCTCTGACCCTACAGAATAGAGATTATAGCAGTGGTGGACATGGTTgatacagtggggatgaaaagtttgggcaccaggtaaaaattagtattaatgtgcataaagaagccaaggaaagattgaaaaatttccaaaaggcatcaaattacagattagacattcttataatatgtcaacagaagttacattttatttccgtcATTTACACTTTCCAgataacagaaagaaaaaaaatggcgtctgcaaaagtttgggcaccctgcagagttagtaTCTTgtgctgccccctttggcaagtatcacagcttgtaaacgctttttgtagcagccaagagtctttcaattcttgtttgaggtatctttgcccattcttccttataaaagtcttccagttcttggagatttctgggctgtctgtcatgcgcTGCTCTTTTAAAGGTCTATCCATATATttacaattatgttgaggtcaggagattgtgaagaccatggcaaaaccttcagtttacgcctcttgatgtaatcccccgtggatttcgaggtgtgtttaggatcattatccatttgtagaagccatcctctctttaacttcagctttttctcagatggcatcaagttagcatccaaaatttactgaaattttattgaatcaatttttccttctactcgtgagatgttccctgtaccactggctgcaatacaaccccaaagcatgattgatccacccccatgcttaacagatggacagaggttcttttcattaaattctgttccccttcttctccaaacgtacctttgctcattccggccaaaaagttaaattttaacctcatcggtccacagaacttgtttccaatatgcatcaggcttgtctatatgttcatttgcaacgttcaaacgctgatttttgtgttgaggacgtagaagaggttttcttctgatgactcttccatgaagaccatatttgtacaagtatctccttatagtggaatagtgtaccacaaatccagtgtctgacagatctttctggagggattgtgcagtcaaatgtgggttttgaatggtttttctcacattcctgcaagctgttctgtctgatatttttcttgatcttccagatcttgctttaacttccactgttcctgatgactgccatttcctaATTACATTTCGAACTGAGGATatagacatctgaaaacgttttgctatcttcttatagccttctccagctttgtgaacgtcaactattttcagtttcggatttctagacaactgcttagaagaacccatggtgcggattgttggggcaaggtcagatgagtctgggcatttaaaacctttgagattaacatcacctggtcttcccagatgattgagaacaatccatgacactggcaggtctcagctttgtaaagggggcagtgcatgctataaatactgcagggtgcccaaacttttgcagacgccatttgtaatgatggaaataaaatgtaacttttgttgacatattataagaatgtctaatctgtaatttgatgccttttggagatttttccatctttccttggcttcttcatgcacattaataaaaatgttttacctggggtgcacaaacttttgatccccactgtaagtaagTGATAACTTGCTTTTACAATgcatagaaaaaagaaaatagcaGTGAAGCACTCCTGTAAGAGAGAGAACCCAGGGGCCCCCATAACAGGCATATAAAGTACCCTGTTCCTAAATTAGGTCAGAGCTGCCCCCCCAAACTCTTCAGGATGAGAGAAGTAAGGACAGGATGGTAGCAGCTTCTATCCTGATGGTTGTCAGCGCCCCCTAGTGTCAGTGAAGAATGTAAAGCCAGCGCTTTATAAAGATCAATCCCTTCCTGAAGGTTTCTGCCTATAGGAGCCAAGAACATCAGGTCATATGACCCAAAGGAAATGCAGAAAAGACAAATCTGCTGGTACTGACCGAAGGAATGGTTAATGACCTCAAACAATGCAAAGTAGTTTGCGGTGATGCCATCCATCCCGCTCCTGGCAGCGAGAGCCTGTGGGGACAGAAGACAGTGAGCGGCTGCAGACGGGCAGAGGGCGCCCCCTACAGGACGCAGGGCTCAGTACCTGGAACACCTGGTCTGTAGTGCTGTTCTTCTTTACCCGCACAGTGGCTGTCGTCTTGTCAGGTAGCGCCACCCGCAGCTCCACATCAGACACGCCATTATAGTTCTGTGGAGAGGAGAAAGGTCGTAAACATGTCTCATGGTAATGGGAATTACCCCCTCAACTGCCCCCGATCTCACCTCATCCGACTCCGACAGGAACTCCTGCATGATGTCACTCTCGCCAATCACCCGGATGGAGCAGACTGCGTAGAAGATCAGCAATTAGAGGAGGACCACGGCCAGCGCCCCCTGCTGGTGTCACCCACCCTTCCAGGTTGTCACCCAGCCTCCCTGTGCCCCCTGCTGGTGTGTCACCCACCCTTCCAGGTTGTCACCCAGCCTCCCTGTGCCCCCTGCTGGTGTGTCACCCACCCTTCCAGGTTGTTACCCAGCCTCCCTGTGCCCCCTGCTGGTGTGTCACCCACCCTTCCAGGTTGTTACCCAGCCTCCCTGCACCCCCTGCTCTGGGATGGACTGGACGGTGAGGACCAGCTCCTTCTCTCCAGCCCAGATCAGATCCATCACCTGCTTGTGTGTGGCCCCCTCCACGTTAACGCCATTACTAGGGGACAGAAGGATAAACACAATATTACTTCTCTGCATCTGAATGTATCTGCTCTTATCCGGAattgacactgcacagtaccacgtCACCTATTCTCTACGTAGAGACACTGCAAAGTACCACCTCTCCTCTTCACCCATCCTTCTTCCAGCCTCCCTGCACCCCCTGCTGGTGTGCCACCCACCCTTCTCCCAGGTTGTCACCCAGCCTCCCTGCACCCCCTGCTGGTGTGCCACCCACCCTTCTCCCAGCTTGTCACCCAGCCTCCCTGCTGGTGTGCCACCCACCCTTCTCCCAGGTTGTCACCCAGCCTCCCTGCACCCCCTGCTGGTGTGCCACCCACCCTCCTCCCAGGTTGTCACCCAGCCTCCCTGCACCCCCTGCTGGTGTGCCACCCACCCTCCTCCCAGGTTGTCACCCAGCCTCCCTGCACCCCCTGCTGGTGTGCCACCCACCCTCCTCCCAGGTTGTCACCCAGCCTCCCTGCACCCCCTGCTGGTGTGCCACCCACCCTTCTCCCAGGTTGTCACCCAGCCTCCCTGCACCCCCTGCTGGTGTGCCACCCACCCTCCTCCCAGGTTGTCACCCAGCCTCCCTGCACCCCCTGCTGGTGTGCCACCCACCCTCCTCCCAGGTTGTCACCCAGCCTCCCTGCACCCCCTGCTGGTGTGCCACCCACCCTCCTCCCAGGTTGTCACCCAGCCTCCCTGCACCCCCTGCTGGTGTGCCACCCACCCTCCTCCCAGGTTGTCACCCAGCCTCCCTGCACCCCCTGCTGGTGTGCCACCCACCCTCCTCCCAGGTTGTCACCCAGCCTCCCTGCACCCCCTGCTGGTGTGCCACCCACCCTCCTCCCAGGTTGTCACCCAGCCTCCCTGCACCCCCTGCTGGTGTGCCACCCACCCTCCTCCCAGGTTGTCACCCAGCCTCCCTGCACCCCCTGCTGGTGTGCCACCCACCCTTCTCCCAGGCTGTCACCCAGCCTCCCTGCACCCTCTTCTGGTGAGTCACCCACCGTTCTGTAGGTTGTCACCCACCGTTCTGTAGGTTGTCACCCACCGTTCTGTAGGTTGTCACCCACCGTTCTGTAGGTTGTCACCCACCGTTCTGTAGGTTGTCACCCACCGTTCTGTAGGTTGTCACCCACCGTTCTGTAGGTTGTCACCCACCGTTCTGTAGGTTGTCACCCACCGTTCTGTAGGTTGTCACCCACCGTTCTGTAGGTTGTCACCCACCGTTCTGTAGGTTGTCACCCAGCCTCCCTGCTGATGTGTCACCCACCCTTCTCCAGGTATTCTTCCAGGCCCCTCCGCCGAGCGTCTAGCTGCTGCTCCGATAAGGAGAAGGGCCATTTTCCTGGAAGCCGGGGGAAGGTGAAGTTGGTAAATTCTCGCTTCAGGTTCTGGTTCAGGATGGCGAATTCACGGTATCTCTTAGAGCAGAGCTGCCGGCCGGCCATGTAGACATTGTAGACCTGCAGGAAGGAGAAGAAGTCATAAATAGGGCAGGAAGTTATACTGAGCACTCAGGTCACACTCACTTACCACAAACTTCTCAGAGTTCTGCTCCACGTGCTTGTAGGTGGGGATGGAGATGGGAACGGCCTGCTTCTCCGTGTAGTCATAGAACGACTGCCCCGAGGAGTCATCGCTGGGGTCCAGGTTCTCTGCTTCATGTGGGGGGACGGACAGGACTGTGAGGACCAGCTCCTTCTCTCCAGCCCGGATCAGATCCACCACCTGCTTGTGTGTGGCCCCCTCCACGTTAACGCCATTACTGGGGTACAGAAGGATAAGCACAATGTTACTTCTCTGCATCTGAATGTATCTGCTCTTATCCGGATACTTACaggcacacaaacacacagtaccacttatatcctgtatactgggttTAATCCTCATTATCtgcaatatattatatatatatatatatatatatatatatatatatatatatatatatatatatatatatacacatacacacacacacacatatatacatacacacacacacacacacatatatacatacacatacacacacacacacacacatatatacatacacatacacacacatatatacacacacacacacacacatatatacatacacacacacatatatacatacacacacacacatacacacacacacacacacacacacacatatatacatacacatacacacacacacacacacatatatatacatacacacacatatatatacatacacacacatatatacatacacacacacacatatatatacacacacacacacatatacatacacacacacatatacatacacacacacatatacatacacacacacatatacacacacacatatacatatacacacacacacatatacacacacacacacacacacatatacacacacacacacatatacacacacacacatatacacacacacacacacacacacacacacacacatatacacacacatatacacacacacacacacacatatacacacacacacacacacatatacacacacacatatacacacacacacacacacacacatatacacacacacatatacacacacacacatatacacacacacatatacacacacacacacacacatatacatacacacacacacacatatacatacacacacatatacatacacacacacacacatatacatacacacacacacacacatatacatacacacacacacacacacacacatatacatacacacatatacatacacacacacacacacacacacatatacatacacacacacacacacacatatacatacacacacacacacacacacacatatatacatacacacacacacatatatacatacacacacacacacatatatacatacacacacacacatatatacatacacacacacatatacatacacacacacacacacacacacacacacacacacacacacacacatatacatacacatatatacatacacatatatacatacacatatatacatacacatatatacatacacatatacacatacatacatacacagattaTAGAAAGGTGGGCAGCACTGTTAAGTGTATGCTGGTGCTGCAGGTAAACCCGGTCAAAGGTCCAGTAAATCCAACGTAGAAAGCAGCAGCACTCAATTCCGTGaaaaaatgtgtggctttattcaaccaaacatacaggaggcgacgtttcagctgtctcacacagcctttgtcaagcggcgtatacacatacacacatatatatatatatatatatatatatatatatatatatatatatatatatatatatatacatacacacacacacacacacacacacacacacatacatatatatatatatatatatatatatatatatatattttatgtgtgtgtatatagatatatatatataaatattgtatatatacacacacgcgcgCACAGTACCAATtcttctgtcctgtatactgggtgtaatccttagtatctgctcttattctgtatatacagtggggatcataaGTTTGCcccccccaggtaaaaatttgtattaatgtgcataaagaagccaaggaaagatggaaaaatctccaaaaggcatcaaattacagattagacattcttataatatgtcaacaaaagttacattttatttccatcatttacactttcaaaataacagaaaacaaaaaaaaatggtgtctgcaaaagtttgggcaccctgcagagtttattgcactgccccctttgcaaagctgagacctgccagtgtcatggattgttctcaatcatcatctgggaagaccaggtgatgtcaatctcaaaggtgttaaatgcccagactcgcctgaccttgccccaacaatcagcaccatgggttcttctaagcagttttcTAGAAATCTCAAACTGAAAATAGTAGAcgttcacaaagctggagaaggctataagaagatagcaaaacgttttcagatgtcaatatcctctgttcggaatgtaattaggaaatggcagtcatcaggaacagtggaagttaaagcaagatctggaagaccaagacaaatagacagaacagcttgcaggattgtgagaaaaacaattcaaaacccacgtttgactgcacattccctccagaaagatctggcagacactggatttgtggtacactattccactataaggagatacttgtacaaatatggtcttcatggaagagtcatcagaagaaaacctcttctacgtcctcaccacaaaaatcagcgtttgaacgttgcaaatgaacatatagacaagcctgatgcattttggaaacaagttctgtggaccgatgaggttaaaaattgaactttttggccagaatgagcaaaggtacgtttggagaagaaggggaacagaatttaaatgaaaagaacctctgtccaactgttaagcatgtgggtggatcaatcatgctttggggttgtattgcagccagtggcacagggaacatctcacgagaagaaggaaaaatggaataaaatttcagaaaattttggatgctaacttgatgccatctgtgaaaaagctgaagttaaagagaggatggcttctacaaatggataattttcctaaacacacctcgaaatccacaggggattacatcaagaggcttaaactgaaggttttgccatggccttcacaatctcctgacctcaacaacaTAATTGTAAATCTATGgacagaccttaaaagagcagtgcgtgacagacagccaagaaatctcaaagaactggaagacttttgtaaggaagaatgggcaaagatacctcaaacaagaatttaaagactcttggctgctacaaaaagcgttttcaagctgtgatacttgccaaaggggcagtacaagatgttaactctgcagagtgcccaaacttttgcaaacgccatttttttgttttctgttattttgaaagtgtaaatgatggagataaaatgtaacttttgatgACCTAAGAATGGCTAAtctttaatttgatgccttttggagatttttccatctttccatggctctttatgcacattaatacaaatttttacctggggtgcccaaacttttgatccccactgtatggacaatgcacagtaccacttctctcctgtatactgggtgtaaccCTCAGGTGGAGCGGGTGTGGATCGTTTGTCAGTGCTGCTGCTGGGAGGCGATCTGTGTGGCTCCTGGTTCCTGCTCCCTTCTGCCTGGAGGGGATTAGGTTTCTGGGATGCAGGAGGAAAGCAAGACCCAGGCCTCTGGTTCCCGGAGTAGGCCGGCGGGGACGGAGGGCGCACAGCGACCGGCCTGTTCAGAGGGGGTAAGGAGACCTGGTGGGGAAAGCAGCAATGTTGGAGTCGGTCAGTGACTTTTCCCTCAAGAATTGCCTATTTTATGCAGGCCTATAAAATGAATGGCAAAGAGCTCCATAGGTTGAGGGCAGAGCTGAAAAAGCACTTGAGTGCGGGCAAACGCCACGACCGGGAGCAAGCGGCCAATAAGGACATTACAAAGATAAAGTCTGAAATTAACGTGATTGAAAAGAAACTGATGGACATCCAGGCGGACTCATGGCGGTCATCAGGGAGATGGAGTCTCTGGTACGATTGGAGCGTTTTACTTTCGGAGATGACCCTGTACCGGatgagaaaaagtgaaaaaaaatataaaataaaaaaaaaggggcgaGTCGGTTACATTCTCTTATGTCCCCCTTTCCCAGGCTCCACCTACTCAGGGCCCTGCGGTGGGTTGTGCGCAGGGGAAGAGCAGTGGGTAGAGTATGGAGGTCCCTACAGGAGAGTCATGTGACACTGTTTCAGCTTGTAGTAGCGGTAAGAGTGTGGGGGCGATTTCAGCTGTGAAGCCGGACATGTTTGGTGAGGTCAGCAGCCCGGCGGGAGGCTGCTTTTCTTCGGCACCGGGCCAGGGCAAGACGGGCAGGGGTAAAGCTTAGATCCCGGTGCCGGAGATTAGGAGCGAGGGCGGAGATGAGCGGCTCAATGGGGCGCCCAGTGGTAAAGCAGGCTCCGCGGTGGGGTCTGCGGCTGGTGCGTTGTATGCTGTAGGGGTGTCGTCTGCAGGGGCTTCTCGAGGGGGAACCTCATCTGCATTTGGGGCAGGTGGCACCTCAGCAGGAATAATAAAACCAGCCAAGGCTGGACTGGCAATGGCGGCTGCTAAAGCTATTGAAAATATAAAGGGGACTGTCCTGAAACCTGTGGGGACAGAAGGTTCTATGGACAATATTATAAAAACTGTGCCTAAATCTGGACGGCCTCCGTCCCCTTAGGACTTTCCTGTGGCCGGTGAAGCAGAGGGGGTTCCTGACCAGTCAGATAGTGTTATTGCGGCAGAACAAGACTGGTCAGGATCACCCAAGGACGCCGAGGTCACACCTGTATATACTCTAGATGCTGAAAATACTGTTAATACTGTAGATATGGGGGTTCTGTCTGTGGGGTCTGGTACAGGACTGAATGGAGGTGTGAATGGAGAAGAGTGAGGGAGGATGGGAAGGATGATGAGAGGATGGATGGAGGGGATGCGagagtgagaggggggggggggggggagtatggaTTCTGTGGAGAGTGGAAATGATGCTGGAGTGGCTGGTCCATCAGAGCCCCTGGCAGCGGCACCCAGTAGGAGTTATGCCAGTGTTGCTGCCGGGTCACGTAGGCCTCATGAGAGTCCTGCACCCTTTGGTCCTGGGAATTCTGATCTTCAGAGACCTTCTGGAGGCCTTGCGGAGGGGGGGATAAATCTATCACTGTAGAGGGTAGAGAGGTAGAACTgtccttttggatagagaggcacggcctCGGGGCCTCCCGAGAGCAAAGGAGAGGAGTCATGGTCACTCCCCACTGCCAGGTCTGGAGTCACCaggaggaatgtggtccgtcttaggTGGAGGTGCAATGATACTTGTCCAAACAGGACAAAGGTGGTAGAGCTCCTCCTCAAGATGGATTTCAGGGcaggtgacatctttgccctgatacatcctcatggtaccccattttttgatgtcagtttcgtccGGGCCGAAGGGCTCGAGCTCTTTTGGGCTCGGTACGAGCTGGCAAAGATGGCACCCGAGTGGCTagattttgctgtccaggcaattTCTCGCTagaacaacataaaaaaagtgaCGGTATTAACGTGTAACGAATCTCTTTCTTGCATAGACATCATGACCTGGATTGGGCGTTATGGAGAGGTGGTCAGCTTTCCccagaagaacagggatgaatttgGTATCTGGTCGGGGGCCTGGACCTTCATGGTCAAGTTGAAGGTTTCAGGTAATTCTGTCACCCACATTCCCTCCTCCACTTTTCTGGGGAGGGACAGGATcctggttttctaccaggggcagccaaaGGTCTGCCATAGGTGTGGTGACCCGACACACTTCAGCTCACAATGTAGGGTCCAGAAGTGCGTGTTGTAAGGAGGGATAGGACATCTCGCCGCAACCTGTGAGGACATTCCttttcacctgtgtggtgaccttgGTCACCTCTTCAGCCTCTGTCCGTTCTCTTTTGCTAATGTGGTCGAATTTCCAGTTGGGGTTAGCCGAGATGCTGACTCCACTGGGGAGGGTACTGGCGGAGGCGCGGAGACTGCTGGTCCAAGGAAGAATAGAATGAAAGGGAAAGGGAGGGGGCTCCTCAGGTGGCAGCTGAGGTAGCTTTACCTGACCCTGAGATGGTGGATTCTGCTGAGGACCTGAGGGATGGTGAGCTGGAGGAGGGAGGCCAGGAGACTggatagagaggaggagaaaaggGCCATCACTGCTACCTCCTCTCCAGGAGAGAGTATGGATGAGGAGAGCAAAGAGTGGCTAAAGAATAAGAGTAAATCGggcgccagaaaaaaaaaaaaaaaaaaaagatggtgaagaagaggaaggagAAGGTTTCCCCTTCTTTGGAGTGGGATCATTCAGTCCCCCTCACCCTTGTCCAGGTACCAGCAGA
Encoded here:
- the LOC130329917 gene encoding sorting nexin-27-like, coding for MRIKPSIQDISGTVCLCACKYPDKSRYIQMQRSNIVLILLYPSNGVNVEGATHKQVVDLIRAGEKELVLTVLSVPPHEAENLDPSDDSSGQSFYDYTEKQAVPISIPTYKHVEQNSEKFVVYNVYMAGRQLCSKRYREFAILNQNLKREFTNFTFPRLPGKWPFSLSEQQLDARRRGLEEYLEKVCSIRVIGESDIMQEFLSESDENYNGVSDVELRVALPDKTTATVRVKKNSTTDQVFQALAARSGMDGITANYFALFEVINHSFGQYQQICLFCISFGSYDLMFLAPIGRNLQEGIDLYKALALHSSLTLGGADNHQDRSCYHPVLTSLILKSLGGQL